The following coding sequences lie in one Hippopotamus amphibius kiboko isolate mHipAmp2 chromosome 17, mHipAmp2.hap2, whole genome shotgun sequence genomic window:
- the ELP5 gene encoding elongator complex protein 5 isoform X2, which translates to MSVHQGSDSVEWEGRSLLKALIKKSALCGKQVHILGCEVSEEEFREGFDSNVNSQLVYHDLFRDPLNWSKPGEALPGGPLEALRALCRRRDLGPVTIALDSLSWLLLHLPCTTLCQTLHALSRQDSCPGDGSSGELVHVLGLLHEELHGPGPLGALSSLAQTEVTLSGTMGQASAHILCRRPRQRPTQQTQRFSVLPDFSVELQGGLPLESQPHPDPYTSSVDPTAHLTFNLRLSKKEREAKDSLTLPFQFSSEKQQALLRPGPGQATSHIFYEPDAYDDLDQEDPDDDLDV; encoded by the exons ATGTCTGTGCACCAGGGCTCAG ACTCCGTGGAGTGGGAGGGGCGCAGTCTCTTGAAGGCGCTTATCAAGAAATCTGCACTGTG TGGGAAGCAAGTCCACATCCTGGGCTGTGAAGTGAGCGAAGAAGAGTTTCGTGAAGGTTTTGACTCCAATGTCAACAGCCA GCTGGTTTACCATGACCTCTTTAGAGACCCTCTCAACTGGTCAAAGCCTGGGGAAGCCCTTCCTGGGGGGCCCCTGGAAGCCTTGAGGGCCCTGTGCAGGAGGAGAGATCTTGGCCCTGTCACCATTGCTCTGGATTCCCTCAGCTGGCTGCTGCTTCACCTTCCCTGCACCACGCTCTGCCAGACCCTGCACGCGCTGAGCCGTCAGGACTCCTGCCCTG GTGATGGCTCCTCAGGAGAGCTGGTGCATGTGCTGGGCCTGCTGCATGAAGAGCTTCATGGCCCAGGCCCCTTGGGAGCACTGAGCAGCCTTGCTCAGACCGAGGTGACCCTGAGCGGTACAATGGGCCAGGCCTCGGCCCACATCCTCTGTCGGAGGCCCCGACAGCGGCCCACCCAGCAG acTCAGCGGTTCTCTGTCCTTCCTGACTTCAGTGTGGAGCTCCAAGGGGGGCTGCCTCTAgagtcccagccccacccagatCCTTATACTTCCTCG GTGGACCCCACGGCTCATTTGACTTTTAACCTTCGCCTgtccaagaaagagagagaagccaaagATAGCCTGACCCTGCCCTTCCAGTTCAGCTCGGAAAA ACAGCAGGCTCTGCTGCGCCCTGGGCCAGGCCAGGCTACCAGCCACATCTTCTATGAGCCAGATGCTTACGATGATCTGGATCAAGAAGACCCAGATGATGACTTAGATGTCTGA
- the ELP5 gene encoding elongator complex protein 5 isoform X1, with product MTASEGVRRGRGRVLEMLESLLAFGGLVLLRDSVEWEGRSLLKALIKKSALCGKQVHILGCEVSEEEFREGFDSNVNSQLVYHDLFRDPLNWSKPGEALPGGPLEALRALCRRRDLGPVTIALDSLSWLLLHLPCTTLCQTLHALSRQDSCPGDGSSGELVHVLGLLHEELHGPGPLGALSSLAQTEVTLSGTMGQASAHILCRRPRQRPTQQTQRFSVLPDFSVELQGGLPLESQPHPDPYTSSVDPTAHLTFNLRLSKKEREAKDSLTLPFQFSSEKQQALLRPGPGQATSHIFYEPDAYDDLDQEDPDDDLDV from the exons ATGACGGCATCAGAGGGCGTCCGAAGAGGGAGAGGACGTGTTTTGGAGATGCTGGAGTCGCTGTTGGCTTTTGGTGGCCTGGTGCTGCTGCGGG ACTCCGTGGAGTGGGAGGGGCGCAGTCTCTTGAAGGCGCTTATCAAGAAATCTGCACTGTG TGGGAAGCAAGTCCACATCCTGGGCTGTGAAGTGAGCGAAGAAGAGTTTCGTGAAGGTTTTGACTCCAATGTCAACAGCCA GCTGGTTTACCATGACCTCTTTAGAGACCCTCTCAACTGGTCAAAGCCTGGGGAAGCCCTTCCTGGGGGGCCCCTGGAAGCCTTGAGGGCCCTGTGCAGGAGGAGAGATCTTGGCCCTGTCACCATTGCTCTGGATTCCCTCAGCTGGCTGCTGCTTCACCTTCCCTGCACCACGCTCTGCCAGACCCTGCACGCGCTGAGCCGTCAGGACTCCTGCCCTG GTGATGGCTCCTCAGGAGAGCTGGTGCATGTGCTGGGCCTGCTGCATGAAGAGCTTCATGGCCCAGGCCCCTTGGGAGCACTGAGCAGCCTTGCTCAGACCGAGGTGACCCTGAGCGGTACAATGGGCCAGGCCTCGGCCCACATCCTCTGTCGGAGGCCCCGACAGCGGCCCACCCAGCAG acTCAGCGGTTCTCTGTCCTTCCTGACTTCAGTGTGGAGCTCCAAGGGGGGCTGCCTCTAgagtcccagccccacccagatCCTTATACTTCCTCG GTGGACCCCACGGCTCATTTGACTTTTAACCTTCGCCTgtccaagaaagagagagaagccaaagATAGCCTGACCCTGCCCTTCCAGTTCAGCTCGGAAAA ACAGCAGGCTCTGCTGCGCCCTGGGCCAGGCCAGGCTACCAGCCACATCTTCTATGAGCCAGATGCTTACGATGATCTGGATCAAGAAGACCCAGATGATGACTTAGATGTCTGA
- the ELP5 gene encoding elongator complex protein 5 isoform X3, with protein sequence MTASEGVRRGRGRVLEMLESLLAFGGLVLLRDSVEWEGRSLLKALIKKSALCGKQVHILGCEVSEEEFREGFDSNVNSQLVYHDLFRDPLNWSKPGEALPGGPLEALRALCRRRDLGPVTIALDSLSWLLLHLPCTTLCQTLHALSRQDSCPGDGSSGELVHVLGLLHEELHGPGPLGALSSLAQTEVTLSGTMGQASAHILCRRPRQRPTQQTQRFSVLPDFSVELQGGLPLESQPHPDPYTSSTAGSAAPWARPGYQPHLL encoded by the exons ATGACGGCATCAGAGGGCGTCCGAAGAGGGAGAGGACGTGTTTTGGAGATGCTGGAGTCGCTGTTGGCTTTTGGTGGCCTGGTGCTGCTGCGGG ACTCCGTGGAGTGGGAGGGGCGCAGTCTCTTGAAGGCGCTTATCAAGAAATCTGCACTGTG TGGGAAGCAAGTCCACATCCTGGGCTGTGAAGTGAGCGAAGAAGAGTTTCGTGAAGGTTTTGACTCCAATGTCAACAGCCA GCTGGTTTACCATGACCTCTTTAGAGACCCTCTCAACTGGTCAAAGCCTGGGGAAGCCCTTCCTGGGGGGCCCCTGGAAGCCTTGAGGGCCCTGTGCAGGAGGAGAGATCTTGGCCCTGTCACCATTGCTCTGGATTCCCTCAGCTGGCTGCTGCTTCACCTTCCCTGCACCACGCTCTGCCAGACCCTGCACGCGCTGAGCCGTCAGGACTCCTGCCCTG GTGATGGCTCCTCAGGAGAGCTGGTGCATGTGCTGGGCCTGCTGCATGAAGAGCTTCATGGCCCAGGCCCCTTGGGAGCACTGAGCAGCCTTGCTCAGACCGAGGTGACCCTGAGCGGTACAATGGGCCAGGCCTCGGCCCACATCCTCTGTCGGAGGCCCCGACAGCGGCCCACCCAGCAG acTCAGCGGTTCTCTGTCCTTCCTGACTTCAGTGTGGAGCTCCAAGGGGGGCTGCCTCTAgagtcccagccccacccagatCCTTATACTTCCTCG ACAGCAGGCTCTGCTGCGCCCTGGGCCAGGCCAGGCTACCAGCCACATCTTCTATGA
- the CTDNEP1 gene encoding CTD nuclear envelope phosphatase 1 isoform X2, which produces MMRTQCLLGLRTFVAFAAKLWSFFIYLLRRQIRTVIQYQTVRYDILPLSPVSRNRLSQVKRKILVLDLDETLIHSHHDGVLRPTVRPGTPPDFILKVVIDKHPVRFFVHKRPHVDFFLEVVSQWYELVVFTASMEIYGSAVADKLDNSRSILKRRYYRQTMPSPSNPGSVTPAIPPFSTCFRCWMPSGSPLMFVLC; this is translated from the exons ATGATGCGGACGCAGTGTCTGCTGGGGCTGCGCACGTTCGTGGCCTTCGCCGCCAAGCTCTGGAGCTTCTTCATTTACCTTTTGCGGAGGCAGATCCGCACG GTAATTCAGTACCAGACTGTTCGATATGATATCCTTCCCTTATCTCCTGTGTCCCGGAATCGGCTAA GCCAGGTGAAGAGGAAGATCCTGGTGCTGGATCTGGATGAGACACTGATTCACTCCCATCATGATGGGGTCCTGAGGCCCACAGTCCGGCCTGGAACGCCTCCTGACTTCATTCTCAAG GTGGTAATAGACAAACATCCCGTCCGGTTTTTTGTACATAAGAGGCCTCATGTGGATTTCTTCTTGGAAGTG GTGAGCCAGTGGTACGAGCTGGTGGTGTTCACAGCAAGCATGGAGATTTATGGCTCTGCTGTGGCAGATAAACTGGATAATAGCAGAAGCATTCTCAAGAGGAGATACTACAGACAG ACAATGCCATCCCCATCAAATCCTGGTTCAGTGACCCCAGCGATACCGCCCTTCTCAACCTGCTTCCGATGCTGGATGCCCTCAG GTTCACCGCTGATGTTCGTTCTGTGCTGA
- the CTDNEP1 gene encoding CTD nuclear envelope phosphatase 1 isoform X1: MMRTQCLLGLRTFVAFAAKLWSFFIYLLRRQIRTVIQYQTVRYDILPLSPVSRNRLSQVKRKILVLDLDETLIHSHHDGVLRPTVRPGTPPDFILKVVIDKHPVRFFVHKRPHVDFFLEVVSQWYELVVFTASMEIYGSAVADKLDNSRSILKRRYYRQHCTLELGSYIKDLSVVHSDLSSIVILDNSPGAYRSHPDNAIPIKSWFSDPSDTALLNLLPMLDALRFTADVRSVLSRNLHQHRLW, from the exons ATGATGCGGACGCAGTGTCTGCTGGGGCTGCGCACGTTCGTGGCCTTCGCCGCCAAGCTCTGGAGCTTCTTCATTTACCTTTTGCGGAGGCAGATCCGCACG GTAATTCAGTACCAGACTGTTCGATATGATATCCTTCCCTTATCTCCTGTGTCCCGGAATCGGCTAA GCCAGGTGAAGAGGAAGATCCTGGTGCTGGATCTGGATGAGACACTGATTCACTCCCATCATGATGGGGTCCTGAGGCCCACAGTCCGGCCTGGAACGCCTCCTGACTTCATTCTCAAG GTGGTAATAGACAAACATCCCGTCCGGTTTTTTGTACATAAGAGGCCTCATGTGGATTTCTTCTTGGAAGTG GTGAGCCAGTGGTACGAGCTGGTGGTGTTCACAGCAAGCATGGAGATTTATGGCTCTGCTGTGGCAGATAAACTGGATAATAGCAGAAGCATTCTCAAGAGGAGATACTACAGACAG CACTGCACTTTGGAATTGGGCAGCTACATCAAGGACCTCTCTGTGGTCCACAGTGACCTCTCCAGCATTGTGATCCTGGATAACTCCCCAGGGGCTTATAGGAGCCATCCag ACAATGCCATCCCCATCAAATCCTGGTTCAGTGACCCCAGCGATACCGCCCTTCTCAACCTGCTTCCGATGCTGGATGCCCTCAG GTTCACCGCTGATGTTCGTTCTGTGCTGAGCCGAAACCTTCACCAACATAGGCTCTGGTGA
- the GABARAP gene encoding gamma-aminobutyric acid receptor-associated protein, producing MKFVYKEEHPFEKRRSEGEKIRKKYPDRVPVIVEKAPKARIGDLDKKKYLVPSDLTVGQFYFLIRKRIHLRAEDALFFFVNNVIPPTSATMGQLYQEHHEEDFFLYIAYSDESVYGL from the exons ATGAAGTTCGTGTATAAAGAGGAGCATCCGTTCGAGAAGCGCCGCTCTGAGGGCGAGAAGATCCGAAAGAAATACCCGGACCGGGTCCCG GTGATAGTAGAAAAGGCTCCCAAAGCTCGAATAGGAGACCTGGACAAAAAGAAATACCTGGTGCCTTCTGATCTTACAG TTGGTCAGTTCTACTTCTTGATCCGGAAGCGAATTCATCTCCGAGCTGAGGAtgccttgtttttctttgtcaaCAATGTCATTCCACCCACCAGTGCCACGATGGGTCAGCTATACCAG GAACACCATGAAGAAGACTTCTTTCTATACATTGCCTACAGTGATGAAAGTGTCTACGGTCTGTGA